In the Setaria italica strain Yugu1 chromosome VI, Setaria_italica_v2.0, whole genome shotgun sequence genome, one interval contains:
- the LOC101761409 gene encoding BTB/POZ and MATH domain-containing protein 1, with protein sequence METAASQPPPAAATTSTCTPQTARGRHVFQIEGYTLHRGLGVGKFIQSAAFAVGGYSWCIRCYPDGASEDAKGYVSVFLRLVSRNAKVRALYKIRLIGQKTGLSPAPCASGREVFDTMNSGEAVWGTNLFMKASGLEASAGYLRDDCLVIECDVTVIKEPLVTEDATKPLEIQVPPSDLPDDFGRLLETREGADMILKVQGEYFLAHRIVLVARSPVLSAELRGTAVAEHNRGCITIEDMQPAVFRALLHFIYTDSLPGMDDLNVDETHDMVKHLFVAADRPHGLPHDATVLKPRGRTPL encoded by the exons ATGGAGACGGCGGCGTCCCAGcctccaccggcggcggcgaccacatCGACGTGCACTCCGCAGACAGCGCGCGGCCGGCATGTGTTCCAGATCGAAGGGTACACCCTGCACCGGGGCTTAGGCGTCGGCAAGTTCATCCAgtccgccgccttcgccgtcggCGGCTACTCCTGGTGCATCCGCTGCTACCCCGACGGAGCCAGCGAGGATGCCAAAGGCTACGTCTCCGTTTTCCTTAGGCTTGTGAGCAGGAACGCCAAGGTCAGAGCCCTGTATAAGATTAGGCTGATCGGCCAGAAAACAGGGTTGTCTCCGGCACCCTGCGCGTCAGGGAGAGAAGTGTTTGACACCATGAACTCTGGTGAAGCCGTCTGGGGCACAAATCTCTTCATGAAGGCGAGTGGGCTGGAGGCGTCGGCGGGGTACCTGCGCGATGATTGCCTTGTGATCGAGTGCGACGTCACTGTCATCAAGGAACCACTCGTGACAGAGGATGCTACAAAGCCCCTCGAGATCCAGGTGCCTCCATCGGATCTGCCAGATGATTTTGGAAGATTGCTAGAGACGAGGGAGGGAGCAGACATGATACTCAAGGTTCAGGGTGAGTATTTCTTGGCCCACCGGATCGTGCTCGTAGCGCGGTCACCGGTCCTCAGCGCGGAGCTCCGTGGGACAGCAGTAGCGGAGCACAATAGAGGATGCATAACAATCGAGGACATGCAGCCTGCTGTCTTTAGAGCATTGCTCCATTTCATCTACACGGACTCGTTGCCCGGCATGGATGACCTCAATGTGGATGAGACTCATGACATGGTTAAGCACTTGTTTGTGGCCGCGGACAG aCCCCATGGGCTTCCCCATGATGCCACGGTCCTCAAGCCTCGTGGCCGCACACCCCTGTAG